One part of the Candidatus Aegiribacteria sp. genome encodes these proteins:
- a CDS encoding TIGR01212 family radical SAM protein (This family includes YhcC from E. coli K-12, an uncharacterized radical SAM protein.), producing MEDKRIRNLNSFFRHVFGCKVKKVILWGGFTCPNRDGTFSSMGCTFCNPLSSRPETFEEGKSIAQQMEDGCRYIARRYGVQCFLPYFQDYTATYGDPVELDALYSEAISHPGVVGLSLCTRPDCLEEPMLDYIEDLSGRIFLWVELGVQTSDDRILESMNRCHTSRETMNAFRALHSRKIFSSAHMIIGYPGSSVETVLADAEFIRKTRTDGVKLQNLHVIKNTLIADQFASGEFELLTMEEYVDLVILFLEHTEPRVVILRLTGEAPEELTVAPEWSLYKMIVLNRIHEEMQRRDTWQGKALGFNRSSVESPPDNIRDHWRPD from the coding sequence ATGGAAGACAAACGAATCCGCAATCTTAACAGTTTTTTCAGACATGTTTTCGGATGCAAAGTCAAAAAGGTAATCCTGTGGGGAGGCTTTACATGCCCGAACAGGGATGGGACCTTCAGCAGTATGGGATGTACCTTCTGCAATCCCCTTTCAAGCCGTCCTGAGACTTTTGAAGAGGGTAAGTCCATCGCGCAGCAGATGGAGGACGGCTGCAGATACATTGCCAGAAGGTATGGAGTGCAATGCTTTCTTCCCTATTTTCAGGACTATACGGCAACTTATGGGGACCCTGTCGAGTTGGATGCCCTCTATTCAGAGGCGATATCACATCCGGGAGTGGTGGGTCTTTCATTATGCACACGTCCGGACTGCCTTGAGGAACCAATGCTTGATTATATCGAGGATCTGTCCGGGCGGATATTCCTCTGGGTGGAGCTGGGTGTACAGACCTCTGACGACAGAATTCTGGAAAGCATGAACAGATGCCATACTTCCCGTGAAACCATGAATGCTTTCAGAGCCCTGCACTCCAGAAAGATATTCTCCTCCGCTCACATGATAATTGGTTATCCCGGTTCCAGCGTAGAAACCGTTCTGGCTGATGCCGAGTTCATAAGGAAGACCCGTACAGATGGAGTCAAGCTTCAGAATCTTCATGTAATCAAGAATACTCTCATTGCGGATCAATTCGCTTCAGGTGAATTCGAACTACTGACAATGGAGGAATATGTTGATCTGGTAATACTTTTCCTTGAACACACTGAACCAAGAGTAGTAATACTCAGACTCACCGGAGAGGCTCCGGAAGAGCTGACCGTCGCCCCCGAATGGTCTCTTTATAAAATGATCGTCCTGAACAGAATCCACGAAGAGATGCAACGAAGGGACACATGGCAGGGAAAAGCTCTGGGATTCAATAGATCATCCGTTGAAAGTCCACCGGATAATATCCGTGACCACTGGAGACCGGACTGA
- the asnS gene encoding asparagine--tRNA ligase, translating to MIERTSIKCILDGECKEEKVTVYGWVRTARSAKNVAFASITDGSVTSPLQVVFDREQFNDISGLATGACIRVTGRIVKSQGAEQSREISADELEIVGPAGDDYPLQKKRHSIEFLRSLPHLRARTNTFGAVFRMSHHLSLAIHRFFDENGFFFIHAPLITTSDAEGAGEAFQVTSMPLDSITLKNGNVDYSTDYFKRQAFLTVSAQLEAEPLALAMGKVYTFGPTFRADPSDTRFHTAEFWMIEPEMAFFDLDDDVFLIEDFIKYTARYLRAKCSEDISFFSKFYEKELKERYRMLIESDFARITYTDAFELLKKNSSSFEVVPEWGCDISTEYERFLTDEYFGCPVFVTDYPAIIKPFYMRLNDDGKTVACTDLLFPQVGEIVGGSQREERLDVLSTRARECGIDLDDYSWYFDIRKWGSAPHAGFGLGFERLLMYLTGMENIRDVIPFPRSKGKMI from the coding sequence ATGATTGAACGCACATCCATTAAATGCATTCTCGATGGAGAATGCAAAGAGGAAAAAGTAACCGTATACGGCTGGGTCCGAACTGCAAGATCAGCTAAGAACGTTGCATTCGCATCCATAACAGACGGTTCAGTTACTTCCCCCCTGCAGGTCGTATTCGACCGTGAGCAATTCAACGACATCTCAGGGCTGGCCACCGGAGCCTGCATAAGAGTTACAGGGAGAATCGTCAAATCACAGGGTGCTGAACAATCCCGGGAAATCAGTGCGGATGAACTGGAAATTGTCGGCCCGGCAGGAGACGATTATCCTCTTCAGAAGAAAAGGCATTCCATCGAATTCCTAAGATCATTGCCACACTTGAGGGCCAGAACAAATACCTTTGGCGCAGTATTCCGTATGAGCCACCACCTTAGTCTCGCAATCCACAGGTTCTTCGATGAAAACGGTTTCTTCTTTATCCATGCGCCGCTTATAACCACAAGCGATGCCGAGGGGGCCGGAGAAGCCTTCCAGGTTACCTCTATGCCGCTTGACAGCATTACACTGAAGAACGGTAATGTTGATTATTCGACGGATTATTTTAAGAGACAGGCTTTTCTTACTGTAAGCGCACAGCTTGAGGCCGAACCTCTTGCCCTGGCAATGGGGAAAGTATATACTTTCGGCCCTACTTTCAGGGCTGATCCATCCGATACACGGTTTCATACGGCGGAATTCTGGATGATCGAACCGGAGATGGCATTCTTCGACCTAGACGATGATGTTTTTCTGATAGAGGATTTCATCAAGTATACAGCCCGTTATCTTCGCGCAAAGTGTTCCGAAGATATCTCCTTCTTCAGTAAATTTTACGAAAAGGAACTCAAGGAACGATATAGAATGCTTATTGAAAGTGATTTCGCGCGGATTACATACACCGATGCATTCGAACTCCTTAAGAAGAACAGCAGCAGTTTCGAAGTCGTACCCGAATGGGGATGTGATATATCCACTGAATACGAAAGATTTCTTACCGATGAGTACTTCGGATGCCCTGTTTTTGTAACCGATTATCCGGCAATCATAAAACCTTTCTACATGCGGCTAAACGATGATGGGAAAACAGTAGCTTGTACTGATCTTCTGTTCCCACAGGTCGGTGAAATTGTCGGTGGCAGCCAGAGAGAGGAAAGGCTGGATGTGCTGAGCACGAGAGCAAGGGAGTGCGGTATTGACCTTGATGATTACTCATGGTACTTCGATATAAGAAAATGGGGGTCTGCGCCCCATGCAGGGTTCGGACTGGGGTTTGAAAGGCTGCTGATGTATCTCACCGGGATGGAGAACATACGTGATGTAATTCCATTTCCAAGATCAAAAGGAAAGATGATATAA
- the nifJ gene encoding pyruvate:ferredoxin (flavodoxin) oxidoreductase: MSKKMITIDGNEATARMGHKLSEVIAIYPITPSSGMGEYADAWSSQGETNILGTIPLVQEMQSEGGASAAVHGALQTGALTTTFTASQGLLLMIPSMYKIAAELTPAVFHVSARSLACQALSIFGDHSDTMGVRQTGFALLASASVQEAMDLAVIAHASTLKSRIPFIHFFDGFRTSHEIQKIEMVQDDVLKSMIDKELVIAVRNRCLDPNNPVLRGTSQNPDVYFQGRETVNPYYLATPGIVQDYMDRYAELTGRHYHLFDYVGAPDADTVVMQMASGCETAHETVEYLCSRGEKVGLIKVRLYRPFHKEALLNAIPDTVRNIAVLDRTKESGAPGEPLYLDVVTTLAENGRNDIRVIGGRYGLSSKEYSPSRVKAVLDEVRKPQPKNHFTVGINDDVTNTSIDVDSEFELELPNTIQAVFIGLGSDGTVGANKNSIKIIGEETDNYAQGYFVYDSKKAGSRTVSHLRFGPEPIRQTCLISAANFVGCHQIIFLEKYDVLGYAAKGATFLLNSPYSKNETWNMLPRSVQEAMIEKEIKFYVINAYDVAKDTGMGARINTIMQTCFFAISGVLPRDEAIQKIKDAIKKTYGRKGDEIVQKNYNAVDQTLANLFEVNYPDKVTSTIVMPPTVPEEAPEFVQRVTAKIIRMDGDDVPVSDMPADGSWPTGTTQWEKRNVALEIPVWDSETCIQCGFCSLVCPHAAIRMKIYDSSLLENAHETFKSTDAKGRKFEGMKFTIQVAPEDCTGCGTCVHICPAKSKTNPDEKAINMANQLPLRIPERENYKFFLDLPDFDRNELNPSIVKESQLLQPLFEYSGACAGCGETAYVKLLTQMYGDRAVIANATGCSSIYGGNLPTTPYSKNHDNRGPAWNNSLFEDAAEFGYGFRLTADKHTQIARELLKKLASHVGENLADAILNAEQNTEKDISDQRERVAELRIALSKIDSIDARMLESVVDYFVHRSVWTIGGDGWAYDIGYGGLDHVLAQGRDMNILVLDTGVYSNTGGQCSKATPLAAVAKFADSGKPQPKKDLAMLCIGYGNIYVAQVALGANYNQTVKAFTEAESYKGSSIIIAYTHCIAHGIDMTCGLDEQKNAVDSGFWPLLRFDPRKIDIDGKPLTLDSKDPSITFKDFAYNEARFKSLTKTKPEHAAMLLKKAQTEVSRRWNVYKQMAEMSWK, from the coding sequence ATGAGCAAGAAAATGATCACTATTGACGGTAACGAAGCGACTGCCCGTATGGGGCACAAGCTGAGTGAAGTGATAGCTATCTACCCGATCACGCCCTCCAGTGGCATGGGTGAATACGCAGACGCGTGGTCATCCCAGGGGGAAACGAATATCCTGGGAACGATTCCACTGGTTCAGGAGATGCAGAGCGAAGGTGGCGCTTCCGCGGCTGTACACGGAGCACTTCAGACCGGCGCGCTCACGACAACCTTTACAGCGTCGCAGGGCCTTCTACTGATGATACCTTCGATGTACAAGATAGCGGCTGAACTTACACCTGCCGTATTTCATGTTTCTGCAAGAAGTCTTGCATGCCAGGCATTGTCAATATTCGGGGATCACAGTGACACCATGGGAGTCAGGCAGACGGGTTTCGCCCTTCTCGCAAGCGCCTCAGTTCAGGAAGCAATGGATCTGGCAGTGATAGCTCATGCATCAACACTAAAATCAAGGATACCCTTCATTCATTTCTTCGATGGCTTCAGAACAAGTCATGAGATCCAGAAGATAGAAATGGTGCAGGACGATGTTCTTAAAAGCATGATCGATAAAGAACTTGTTATCGCGGTGAGGAACAGATGCCTCGATCCGAACAATCCAGTATTAAGGGGTACCAGCCAGAACCCTGACGTTTACTTCCAGGGCAGAGAAACTGTCAATCCATATTACCTTGCTACCCCGGGAATAGTACAGGATTACATGGACAGGTACGCTGAGCTTACAGGAAGACACTATCATCTTTTCGATTATGTGGGCGCACCGGATGCGGATACAGTAGTAATGCAGATGGCTTCAGGCTGCGAGACAGCACATGAAACCGTTGAATATCTGTGTAGCAGGGGTGAAAAGGTTGGACTTATCAAGGTTCGCCTGTACAGACCATTTCATAAGGAAGCACTTCTCAACGCCATACCTGATACTGTCAGGAACATCGCAGTTCTTGACAGAACCAAGGAATCCGGCGCCCCGGGAGAGCCTCTGTATCTTGATGTTGTTACCACGCTGGCGGAGAACGGCAGAAACGATATCAGAGTCATCGGAGGCCGATATGGATTGTCCAGCAAGGAGTACAGTCCATCCAGAGTTAAAGCTGTGCTTGACGAGGTCAGGAAGCCGCAGCCCAAGAATCATTTCACAGTCGGTATCAACGATGATGTAACAAACACATCGATTGATGTTGATTCTGAATTCGAGCTTGAGCTTCCCAATACAATCCAGGCAGTGTTCATCGGTCTGGGTTCGGATGGAACAGTGGGAGCCAACAAGAACAGCATCAAGATAATCGGAGAGGAAACGGATAACTACGCGCAGGGCTACTTTGTCTACGACTCCAAGAAGGCAGGCTCCAGAACTGTCAGCCATCTCAGGTTCGGTCCCGAACCAATCAGGCAAACCTGTCTTATTTCCGCGGCCAATTTTGTAGGCTGCCACCAGATCATTTTCCTTGAGAAGTACGATGTACTTGGATACGCCGCAAAGGGTGCTACTTTCCTTCTGAATTCTCCATACAGCAAAAACGAGACATGGAACATGCTTCCAAGGTCGGTACAGGAAGCCATGATCGAGAAGGAAATCAAATTCTACGTCATCAACGCCTACGATGTCGCAAAGGATACGGGCATGGGCGCAAGGATAAACACTATCATGCAGACATGCTTCTTTGCGATTTCGGGTGTGCTTCCAAGAGACGAAGCAATTCAGAAGATTAAGGATGCCATCAAGAAAACTTACGGTAGAAAAGGCGATGAAATCGTCCAGAAGAACTACAATGCCGTTGATCAGACACTGGCCAATCTCTTCGAAGTGAACTATCCGGATAAGGTCACAAGCACTATAGTAATGCCTCCTACCGTACCGGAAGAAGCTCCGGAGTTCGTACAACGTGTTACCGCAAAGATTATCAGGATGGACGGTGACGATGTTCCCGTTTCCGATATGCCCGCCGATGGAAGCTGGCCAACGGGAACAACTCAATGGGAAAAACGGAATGTCGCCCTTGAAATCCCCGTGTGGGATTCTGAAACGTGCATTCAATGCGGATTCTGCAGCCTGGTCTGCCCTCATGCTGCCATCAGAATGAAGATTTATGATAGTAGTCTTCTTGAGAATGCACATGAGACTTTCAAGTCCACCGACGCAAAAGGCCGTAAGTTCGAAGGAATGAAATTCACCATTCAGGTAGCCCCTGAGGATTGCACGGGATGCGGAACATGCGTTCATATATGTCCCGCCAAGAGTAAGACGAATCCAGATGAGAAAGCCATCAACATGGCGAATCAGCTACCGCTTAGAATACCGGAGCGGGAAAACTACAAATTCTTCCTGGATCTTCCAGACTTCGACCGCAACGAACTGAATCCTTCAATAGTCAAGGAATCACAGCTTCTTCAGCCACTGTTTGAATACTCCGGCGCCTGCGCTGGATGTGGCGAAACCGCATATGTGAAGCTCCTCACCCAGATGTATGGAGACAGGGCAGTAATCGCCAACGCCACAGGATGCAGCTCCATTTACGGCGGAAACCTGCCTACCACTCCTTACTCCAAAAACCATGACAATAGAGGTCCCGCCTGGAACAACAGCCTGTTCGAGGATGCGGCGGAATTCGGTTACGGGTTCAGGCTGACAGCCGATAAGCATACTCAGATAGCCAGAGAACTCCTCAAAAAGCTGGCTTCACACGTGGGTGAAAACCTTGCGGACGCTATCCTGAATGCAGAGCAGAATACAGAGAAGGACATCTCTGATCAGAGGGAAAGGGTTGCGGAGCTTCGGATAGCTCTATCGAAGATTGATTCAATAGATGCAAGGATGCTGGAAAGCGTAGTCGATTACTTCGTACACAGGAGTGTCTGGACGATAGGAGGAGATGGTTGGGCATACGATATCGGTTACGGCGGTCTTGATCATGTTCTCGCTCAGGGCAGGGATATGAACATCCTGGTTCTGGATACCGGCGTTTACTCGAATACCGGAGGACAGTGCTCCAAGGCTACACCTCTGGCTGCAGTCGCCAAATTCGCTGATTCAGGCAAACCACAGCCCAAGAAGGATCTGGCCATGCTCTGCATCGGCTATGGTAATATCTACGTTGCCCAGGTGGCACTGGGAGCGAACTACAATCAGACCGTTAAAGCCTTTACGGAAGCGGAAAGCTATAAGGGATCAAGTATCATAATAGCTTATACGCATTGTATCGCGCATGGAATTGACATGACCTGCGGCCTTGATGAACAGAAGAACGCTGTTGATTCCGGCTTCTGGCCTCTTCTCAGGTTTGATCCCAGGAAAATTGATATCGATGGAAAACCTTTGACGCTTGATAGTAAAGATCCGTCGATCACTTTCAAGGATTTCGCGTATAATGAAGCCCGTTTCAAGAGCCTGACGAAAACAAAGCCTGAACATGCTGCAATGCTTCTGAAGAAAGCACAGACAGAGGTTAGCCGCAGATGGAATGTCTACAAACAGATGGCTGAAATGAGCTGGAAATAG